In the genome of Leeuwenhoekiella sp. MAR_2009_132, one region contains:
- a CDS encoding sigma-54-dependent transcriptional regulator: MAKILIIEDEAAIRRVLNKILSEESKDYQVEEAEDGLAGMEKIKDNDYDLVLCDIKMPKMDGVEVLEATKKIKPEIPMVMISGHGDLDTAVNTMRLGAFDYISKPPDLNRLLNTVRNALDRKNLVVENTMLKKKVSKQYEMIGESDAISKIKEIIEKVAPTEARVLITGPNGTGKELVAHWLHEKSERAKGPMIEVNCAAIPAELIESELFGHVKGAFTSANKDRAGKFEAANGGTIFLDEIGDMSLSAQAKVLRALQESKVSRVGSDKDIKVNVRVLAATNKNLQQEIAEGRFREDLYHRLAVILIPVPALNQRRDDIPLLINHFTNKVAAEQGTALKVFTPKAIEKLQEYDWTGNIRELRNVVERLIILGGSEVSEDDVKLFASK, translated from the coding sequence ATGGCAAAGATTTTAATTATTGAAGACGAGGCTGCAATACGCAGAGTTCTTAATAAAATTTTATCTGAAGAAAGTAAAGACTACCAGGTTGAAGAAGCCGAAGATGGTCTTGCCGGAATGGAAAAAATAAAGGATAACGATTATGACCTGGTCTTGTGTGATATAAAAATGCCAAAGATGGACGGCGTTGAAGTTCTCGAGGCAACAAAAAAAATTAAGCCAGAAATACCTATGGTTATGATTTCGGGTCACGGCGATTTAGATACTGCGGTTAACACAATGCGTCTGGGAGCTTTTGATTACATTTCAAAACCACCAGATTTAAACAGATTACTCAACACAGTACGCAATGCTTTAGACCGAAAAAATCTGGTTGTCGAAAATACAATGCTTAAGAAAAAAGTAAGCAAGCAGTATGAGATGATAGGTGAGAGTGATGCAATTTCAAAGATTAAAGAAATTATTGAAAAAGTAGCACCTACTGAAGCACGAGTACTTATTACCGGCCCTAATGGTACAGGTAAAGAGCTTGTGGCACACTGGCTGCACGAAAAGAGTGAACGCGCAAAAGGCCCGATGATCGAGGTTAACTGTGCTGCAATACCTGCAGAATTAATAGAAAGCGAACTTTTTGGTCATGTAAAAGGAGCTTTTACATCTGCTAATAAAGACCGTGCTGGAAAGTTTGAGGCAGCTAATGGTGGGACTATTTTTCTTGATGAGATAGGAGATATGAGTCTTTCTGCTCAGGCAAAAGTTTTGCGGGCTTTACAAGAAAGTAAAGTGTCTCGGGTAGGTAGTGATAAAGATATAAAGGTTAATGTGCGCGTACTTGCGGCGACTAATAAAAACCTGCAGCAAGAGATTGCAGAAGGTAGATTTAGAGAAGATTTATACCACAGACTTGCTGTGATTTTGATTCCTGTTCCTGCACTTAATCAGCGCCGAGATGATATTCCATTATTAATAAATCACTTTACAAATAAAGTAGCAGCAGAGCAAGGTACAGCTCTAAAGGTATTTACGCCTAAAGCGATAGAAAAATTACAGGAATACGACTGGACCGGGAATATACGAGAGCTGCGTAATGTAGTTGAGCGTCTAATTATTCTGGGCGGTAGCGAGGTTTCTGAAGATGATGTAAAACTTTTTGCCAGCAAATAA
- a CDS encoding PPK2 family polyphosphate kinase: protein MKAADYQVTAPVKLKDRKTYEDFGKKSELEDELDDVSKAIAEIQNAMYAHGKYAVLICIQGMDTAGKDSLIREVFKNFNARGLVVHSFKVPTELELNHDYLWRHYIALPARGKFGIFNRTHYENVLVTRVHPEYILSEKLPGVHEVSDIDEAFWEKRFEQINNFEQHIAENGTIIFKFFLHLSKEEQKSRLLRRLDKPNKNWKFSAGDLKERKLWDTYQEYYEDALNKTSKFHAPWYVVPADDKPTTRLILAKIILEKLSQYKDIKEPELDAKTASNIDEYRKQLESED, encoded by the coding sequence ATGAAAGCAGCAGATTATCAAGTTACAGCACCTGTAAAACTTAAAGATAGAAAGACTTACGAAGACTTTGGTAAAAAAAGCGAACTCGAAGATGAACTTGACGATGTGAGCAAAGCGATTGCCGAAATACAAAATGCAATGTATGCACACGGCAAATATGCTGTTCTTATTTGTATTCAGGGGATGGATACTGCCGGTAAAGACAGCCTTATACGGGAGGTGTTTAAAAATTTTAATGCGCGTGGTCTTGTAGTGCACAGTTTTAAAGTACCCACAGAGTTAGAACTCAATCACGATTATTTATGGAGGCATTATATCGCTTTACCTGCTCGTGGCAAATTTGGTATTTTTAATAGAACGCATTATGAGAATGTTTTGGTAACGCGTGTGCATCCTGAATATATTTTAAGTGAAAAGCTTCCGGGTGTACACGAAGTTTCAGATATCGATGAGGCATTCTGGGAAAAACGTTTTGAGCAGATCAATAATTTTGAACAACACATCGCAGAAAACGGAACGATTATTTTTAAGTTCTTTTTACACCTTTCTAAAGAAGAGCAAAAAAGCAGATTATTACGTCGTCTTGATAAACCTAATAAAAACTGGAAATTTTCTGCAGGAGATTTAAAAGAGCGCAAATTGTGGGATACCTATCAAGAGTATTATGAAGATGCTTTGAATAAAACCTCAAAATTTCACGCTCCCTGGTATGTGGTTCCTGCAGATGATAAACCAACTACCCGTTTAATTTTAGCAAAAATAATTTTAGAAAAACTTTCTCAATACAAAGACATCAAAGAACCAGAATTAGATGCTAAAACAGCATCTAATATAGATGAGTATAGAAAACAACTGGAGTCTGAAGATTAG
- a CDS encoding M20/M25/M40 family metallo-hydrolase, which produces MLKRIFLLATLFVSSLSVSAQATKDSTQLRDFYDLALLSGNSYEWLDALSNEVGPRLSGSKGAEKAVEWAKAELDKLGLDKVWLQPVMVPKWERGAPEKAHIEGSDGKIEVPVCALGGSVATPDSGITAEVIEVQGLEDLANYGEAKLKGKIVFYNRPMQADLIQTFSAYGGCVDQRYSGAQEAAKYGAVGVIVRSMNLRMDDFPHTGAMSYGDLPNDKRIPAAAISTNGAALLSKMLKKNDKTQFYLKMNSKNYEDVPSFNVIGELTGSEKPNEFMVIGGHLDSWDLGDGSHDDGAGVVQSMEVLRLMKAANYTPKHSIRVVLFMNEENGLRGGNEYAAVAKKKGENHVFALESDSGGFTPRGFSFDADAANFAQVESWIPLFKPYLIHYFELGGSGADIGPLKTEGIVLAGLRPDSQRYFDYHHASNDTFDAVNKRELELGAATMTSLVYLFDTYGVIPVQNK; this is translated from the coding sequence ATTTTGAAAAGAATTTTCCTTTTAGCAACTCTGTTTGTAAGTAGTCTTTCCGTTTCCGCGCAAGCGACAAAAGATTCTACTCAATTACGTGATTTCTACGATTTAGCATTATTAAGTGGTAATAGTTATGAGTGGTTAGATGCATTGTCTAATGAGGTAGGACCACGATTAAGCGGAAGTAAAGGAGCAGAAAAAGCTGTAGAATGGGCAAAGGCAGAACTCGATAAATTAGGTCTTGATAAGGTTTGGTTACAGCCGGTGATGGTTCCTAAATGGGAACGCGGAGCACCAGAAAAAGCTCATATCGAAGGTTCTGATGGTAAAATTGAAGTCCCTGTTTGTGCATTAGGAGGTTCTGTTGCTACACCAGATAGTGGGATTACAGCAGAAGTAATAGAAGTGCAGGGATTAGAAGATTTAGCAAATTACGGGGAGGCAAAACTTAAAGGCAAAATAGTTTTTTATAATCGCCCTATGCAGGCAGATTTAATACAAACGTTTTCTGCTTATGGCGGTTGTGTAGATCAGCGATATTCTGGCGCACAGGAAGCTGCAAAATATGGTGCGGTAGGTGTGATTGTGCGCTCTATGAATTTAAGAATGGACGATTTCCCACATACGGGTGCAATGTCTTACGGCGATTTGCCTAATGATAAAAGAATACCTGCAGCGGCTATAAGTACTAATGGTGCAGCGCTTTTAAGTAAAATGCTTAAGAAGAATGATAAGACTCAGTTTTATTTGAAAATGAATTCCAAAAACTATGAAGATGTGCCTTCTTTTAATGTAATAGGAGAGCTTACCGGTAGTGAGAAGCCTAATGAATTTATGGTTATAGGTGGGCATTTAGATTCCTGGGATCTTGGAGATGGCAGTCACGATGATGGTGCCGGCGTAGTGCAAAGTATGGAAGTTTTACGTTTAATGAAAGCTGCTAACTACACCCCAAAACACAGCATTCGTGTAGTTCTTTTTATGAACGAAGAAAATGGTCTTCGAGGCGGAAATGAATATGCCGCAGTGGCTAAGAAAAAAGGGGAAAACCATGTCTTTGCACTAGAAAGTGATTCTGGTGGGTTTACGCCCAGAGGCTTTTCTTTTGATGCAGATGCTGCAAATTTTGCTCAGGTAGAAAGTTGGATTCCGCTGTTTAAGCCGTATTTAATTCATTATTTTGAATTAGGTGGCAGCGGTGCAGATATAGGCCCATTGAAAACGGAAGGTATCGTTTTAGCCGGTTTACGACCAGATTCACAACGCTATTTTGATTATCACCACGCAAGTAATGATACTTTTGATGCAGTTAATAAACGAGAATTAGAGTTAGGAGCGGCTACAATGACCAGTCTGGTTTATTTGTTTGACACTTATGGGGTGATTCCTGTTCAAAATAAATAG
- a CDS encoding GH3 auxin-responsive promoter family protein encodes MAILGALIKGIIDISDKIISESNPIEEQEVVLKELLEKAKNTQFGQFYGFEAILESENPILSFSEQIPFFDYNSLNEEWWSKLHEGEVDVTWPGTPDYFALSSGTTGKSSKRIPVTDEMIEAIRNAGIKQVGALAHFDLEADFFEKDIMMLGSSTDLAKKDGHEEGEISGISASRIPFWFKGYYKPGEDIAKIEDWDERVQHIAETAEEWDIGALSGIPSWIELMLEKVIEHHKLNNIHEIWPNLQVYTSGGVAFQPYEKSFNALLGKPITVIDTYLASEGFIAFQARPETDAMKLVTNNGIYFEFVPMNPDYINEDGSIVQDAPVVGLADVEEEKDYILIISTVSGAWRYLIGDTIAFTDKARAEIKITGRTKFFLNTVGSQLSVNKMEAAVQELEEAFDIKIPEFTIAAKRNPEDNEFYHYWYLGTETTVSNEELAEKLDASLQEANKNYGVARSKALKGVFVKTVKPEVFYEWSGANKKKGGQVKMEKVMNEEKFAEWEAFVKEHAKV; translated from the coding sequence ATGGCAATTTTAGGCGCACTCATAAAAGGTATAATCGACATTTCAGATAAGATAATCTCAGAATCAAATCCTATTGAGGAGCAGGAAGTAGTTTTGAAAGAATTGTTAGAAAAAGCCAAGAATACACAATTTGGGCAGTTTTACGGTTTTGAAGCTATTTTAGAGTCAGAAAATCCGATTTTAAGCTTTTCTGAGCAAATACCCTTTTTTGACTATAACAGCCTAAATGAAGAATGGTGGTCTAAATTACACGAAGGCGAAGTAGATGTGACCTGGCCCGGTACTCCAGATTATTTTGCACTAAGTAGCGGTACAACCGGGAAAAGTAGTAAGCGTATTCCGGTAACAGATGAAATGATAGAGGCTATACGCAATGCGGGTATTAAACAAGTAGGTGCTTTGGCTCATTTTGATTTAGAGGCAGATTTTTTTGAGAAAGATATTATGATGCTGGGTAGCTCTACTGATCTGGCTAAAAAAGACGGTCACGAAGAAGGCGAAATAAGTGGTATTAGCGCAAGCCGAATTCCATTTTGGTTTAAAGGCTATTACAAGCCGGGTGAAGATATTGCTAAAATTGAAGATTGGGATGAGCGCGTTCAGCACATTGCAGAAACCGCAGAAGAGTGGGATATAGGGGCCTTAAGTGGTATTCCCAGCTGGATTGAATTAATGTTAGAAAAAGTTATTGAGCATCACAAACTCAATAATATTCACGAGATCTGGCCTAACCTTCAGGTGTACACTTCTGGTGGCGTAGCCTTTCAACCTTATGAAAAGAGTTTTAATGCGCTATTAGGGAAGCCAATTACGGTTATCGACACCTATTTAGCTTCGGAAGGATTTATTGCATTTCAAGCCAGACCAGAGACTGATGCGATGAAACTGGTCACCAATAATGGTATCTACTTTGAGTTTGTACCTATGAATCCTGATTATATCAACGAAGACGGATCAATCGTGCAGGACGCTCCTGTTGTAGGCTTGGCAGATGTAGAAGAAGAAAAAGATTATATCTTAATCATATCTACAGTTTCTGGTGCCTGGCGCTATCTCATAGGCGATACTATTGCGTTTACTGATAAAGCAAGAGCCGAAATCAAAATTACCGGCCGTACCAAATTTTTCTTAAATACCGTGGGATCACAGCTTTCTGTTAATAAAATGGAAGCTGCAGTTCAGGAGTTAGAGGAAGCTTTTGATATCAAGATCCCAGAATTTACGATTGCTGCAAAACGTAATCCTGAAGATAATGAGTTTTATCATTATTGGTATCTAGGCACCGAGACTACAGTTTCTAATGAGGAACTTGCAGAAAAGCTAGACGCAAGTTTACAAGAGGCAAATAAAAATTATGGTGTGGCCAGAAGTAAAGCCTTAAAAGGTGTTTTTGTAAAAACCGTTAAGCCCGAAGTTTTTTATGAATGGAGTGGTGCCAATAAGAAAAAAGGCGGTCAGGTTAAAATGGAAAAAGTGATGAACGAAGAGAAATTCGCCGAGTGGGAAGCTTTTGTGAAGGAGCACGCTAAAGTTTAG
- a CDS encoding MATE family efflux transporter has protein sequence MLGQLGHILVALADNIMVGRLGAAQLAAVSLGNSLIFIALSLGIGFSFAITPLIAETDGTGNTELGRNYFHHGIVMCALNGILLFVLLLFAKPILYYLDQPVEVVKLAIPYMEIVAFSLIPLMVFQAFKQFADGLSNTRYAMYATIVANVVNVFFNFILIYGFWIFPRLELVGAAYGTLISRFFMLWMLYYILSKKKKFKPYFIWTRRKAFKLPIFKKLFDLGFPTAMQMLFEVSLFTSCIFLSGILGTNAQAANQIALNLAAMTFMIAVGLGVTATIRVGNQKGKGDYVNMRRIAISLFLQVFLIEAVFAIGFILLKNILPEFYIDNLEVIILASQLLIVAALFQLSDGLQVVILGALRGLQDVNIPTAICFVAYWLIGFPVAWYFGKADMMGSQGIWYGLLAGLSASAILLYIRFNYLSRKLIRNASTKLK, from the coding sequence ATGCTGGGGCAACTGGGTCATATTCTGGTTGCTTTAGCAGATAATATCATGGTAGGTAGGCTAGGTGCAGCTCAGTTGGCTGCGGTTTCTTTAGGTAACAGTCTTATTTTTATCGCTCTTTCTTTAGGTATAGGTTTTTCTTTTGCGATAACACCCTTAATAGCAGAGACAGATGGTACGGGTAACACAGAGCTGGGAAGAAATTATTTTCACCACGGCATTGTAATGTGTGCACTTAATGGAATCCTCTTATTTGTTTTGCTGCTCTTTGCAAAACCTATTCTGTATTATTTAGATCAGCCGGTTGAGGTTGTAAAACTCGCAATCCCGTATATGGAGATTGTTGCGTTCTCACTAATACCCTTAATGGTTTTTCAGGCATTTAAGCAATTTGCAGATGGGCTATCAAACACACGCTATGCTATGTATGCGACTATCGTGGCAAATGTGGTTAACGTGTTTTTTAATTTTATACTTATTTACGGTTTCTGGATTTTTCCTCGACTAGAGCTTGTAGGTGCGGCTTACGGCACACTGATTTCACGCTTTTTTATGCTGTGGATGCTGTATTATATTTTAAGTAAGAAAAAGAAATTTAAGCCGTATTTTATTTGGACCAGGCGTAAGGCTTTTAAACTACCCATATTTAAAAAGTTGTTTGATCTGGGTTTTCCTACTGCAATGCAGATGCTTTTTGAAGTGTCATTATTTACCTCGTGTATTTTTCTGTCTGGTATTTTAGGTACAAATGCACAGGCCGCAAACCAAATAGCGCTAAATCTTGCGGCGATGACTTTTATGATTGCTGTAGGCTTGGGTGTAACTGCAACGATACGCGTGGGGAATCAAAAAGGAAAAGGTGATTACGTTAATATGAGACGTATTGCCATTTCATTATTTCTACAGGTTTTTCTTATTGAAGCGGTATTTGCTATTGGCTTTATTTTACTAAAAAATATACTTCCTGAATTTTATATAGATAATCTTGAAGTGATTATTCTTGCATCTCAATTGCTTATAGTTGCAGCCTTGTTTCAGTTAAGTGACGGTTTGCAGGTAGTGATTTTAGGAGCTTTGCGCGGTTTGCAAGATGTAAATATCCCAACAGCAATCTGTTTTGTAGCCTACTGGTTAATAGGATTTCCGGTGGCCTGGTATTTTGGGAAAGCAGATATGATGGGAAGTCAGGGTATTTGGTACGGTCTACTCGCAGGATTGAGTGCTTCAGCGATCCTGTTGTATATTCGGTTTAATTATTTAAGCCGAAAATTAATACGGAATGCTTCCACGAAACTAAAATAA
- a CDS encoding pentapeptide repeat-containing protein, whose translation MNELLTDKTFEGHNFVENSIVADFEDCVFKSCFFAKAKLSNLSFTNCTFENCDLSGANLHKAAFQDCEFISCKMLGMGFDTCASFLFQITCDSCLLNFSNFYKVDLTSSQFIKCQLKEVDFTEANLSGISLTECDLAGSTFEQTNLQKTDFSSALNYTLIPEHNKVTGAIFSKEGLPGLLNSYKIKIV comes from the coding sequence ATGAATGAATTGCTAACCGATAAAACTTTTGAAGGACACAATTTTGTTGAAAACAGTATTGTTGCAGATTTTGAAGATTGCGTTTTTAAAAGTTGTTTTTTCGCGAAAGCTAAATTATCAAACCTCAGTTTTACAAATTGTACTTTTGAAAACTGTGATCTAAGCGGCGCAAACTTACACAAAGCTGCATTTCAGGATTGCGAGTTTATTTCCTGTAAAATGCTGGGGATGGGATTTGATACTTGTGCTTCCTTTTTATTTCAGATTACGTGTGACAGTTGTTTGTTGAATTTTAGCAACTTTTATAAAGTTGATTTGACAAGTTCGCAGTTTATAAAGTGTCAGTTAAAAGAGGTAGATTTTACTGAAGCTAATCTTTCTGGTATTTCCTTAACCGAATGTGATCTTGCGGGTAGCACATTTGAACAGACAAACCTGCAAAAAACAGATTTTTCTTCGGCATTAAATTATACACTAATCCCTGAGCACAATAAAGTAACCGGTGCTATATTTAGTAAAGAAGGCTTGCCTGGTTTACTCAATTCTTATAAAATAAAAATCGTATAA
- a CDS encoding DUF3820 family protein yields MDPEKLIELAHYKMPFGKYQDRYLVELPEPYFTWFRQKGFPEGKLGMMMEQMYEIKVNGLEELIYKIKRQYPAPKPKAKPKK; encoded by the coding sequence TTGGATCCTGAAAAACTTATAGAACTTGCGCATTATAAAATGCCATTCGGAAAATATCAGGATCGCTATTTGGTAGAGCTTCCTGAACCTTACTTCACCTGGTTTCGGCAAAAAGGTTTTCCTGAAGGTAAATTAGGGATGATGATGGAGCAGATGTATGAGATAAAAGTGAACGGACTAGAAGAGCTCATCTATAAAATTAAACGTCAATATCCTGCACCTAAGCCAAAAGCGAAGCCAAAAAAATAA
- a CDS encoding CTP synthase, whose product MADTKYIFVTGGVSSSLGKGIIAASLAKLLQARGYRVTIQKLDPYINVDPGTLNPYEHGECYVTDDGAETDLDLGHYERFLNVNTSQANNVTTGRIYQSVIEKERRGEFLGKTVQVVPHITNEIKERIKTLGNTGDYDIVLTEIGGTVGDIESLPYIEAVRQLKWELGDENALVIHLTLVPYLSAAGELKTKPTQHSVKTLMESGIKADILVCRTEHELSDDLREKLALFCNVRKEAVIQSIDASTIYDVPNMMLEEGLDTITLSKLNLSADNEPVLTRWNEFLRRHKNPKAEVRIGLIGKYVELQDSYKSILEAFIHAGAENEVRVKVEPIHSEFISQDVIDTKISKLDGLLVAPGFGERGIEGKIKAVQYAREHKIPFLGICLGMQMAVIEFSRNVAGLKDANSIEMQPNTTTPVISLMEDQKDLKHMGGTMRLGAWDCELVKDSIVSGVYGKNLITERHRHRYEFNDEYRDQLEKAGLKVTGTNPKTGLVEIVEIEDHPWFVGVQYHPEYKSTVANPHPLFVAYVQAAVKYSQSKSTDNVSHN is encoded by the coding sequence ATGGCAGATACTAAGTACATCTTCGTCACGGGCGGGGTTTCTTCTTCATTAGGTAAAGGTATTATAGCGGCTTCCTTAGCAAAGTTGCTTCAGGCACGTGGTTACCGCGTTACAATTCAAAAATTAGATCCATATATAAATGTTGATCCGGGTACGTTAAACCCTTATGAACACGGGGAATGTTACGTAACCGATGACGGTGCAGAAACAGACCTTGACCTTGGGCATTACGAGCGTTTTCTTAACGTAAATACGTCACAGGCTAACAACGTTACTACCGGGCGTATTTATCAAAGTGTTATTGAGAAAGAACGTCGTGGAGAATTTCTTGGTAAAACTGTACAGGTTGTTCCTCATATTACAAACGAAATAAAAGAGCGTATTAAGACTCTGGGTAATACCGGTGATTATGATATTGTTCTTACTGAAATAGGTGGTACCGTAGGTGATATTGAGTCATTGCCTTACATTGAAGCGGTGCGCCAGTTAAAATGGGAACTGGGCGATGAGAATGCTTTAGTAATACATCTAACCCTCGTTCCATATCTTTCTGCAGCAGGAGAATTGAAAACAAAACCTACGCAGCATTCTGTTAAAACATTGATGGAAAGCGGTATCAAAGCAGATATTCTGGTGTGTAGAACCGAACACGAATTGAGCGATGATTTACGTGAAAAACTCGCATTATTCTGTAATGTGCGCAAAGAAGCGGTGATTCAATCTATAGATGCATCTACCATTTATGATGTGCCTAATATGATGCTTGAAGAAGGCTTAGATACCATTACACTTTCAAAATTGAATCTTTCTGCAGATAATGAGCCGGTTTTAACTCGCTGGAATGAGTTTTTACGCAGACATAAAAACCCAAAAGCCGAAGTTAGAATTGGGCTTATAGGTAAATACGTAGAGCTTCAGGATTCTTATAAGTCTATTTTAGAAGCGTTTATTCACGCAGGAGCAGAGAATGAAGTGCGTGTAAAGGTTGAGCCTATACATTCCGAATTTATTTCTCAGGATGTAATAGATACTAAGATTTCAAAATTAGATGGCTTGTTAGTTGCGCCTGGTTTTGGGGAGCGTGGTATAGAAGGAAAAATTAAAGCGGTACAATATGCCCGCGAACATAAAATTCCGTTTTTAGGAATCTGTTTAGGTATGCAAATGGCAGTGATTGAATTCTCTCGGAATGTTGCCGGTCTTAAAGATGCAAATTCTATAGAGATGCAGCCAAATACAACGACACCTGTAATTAGCTTGATGGAAGATCAAAAAGATCTTAAACATATGGGCGGTACCATGCGATTGGGAGCCTGGGATTGTGAGCTTGTAAAAGATAGTATAGTGTCTGGTGTTTACGGTAAAAATCTAATTACAGAGCGTCACCGTCACCGTTATGAGTTTAATGATGAATACAGAGATCAGTTAGAAAAAGCAGGTTTAAAAGTTACAGGTACTAATCCTAAAACCGGTCTTGTAGAAATTGTAGAAATTGAAGACCATCCCTGGTTTGTAGGAGTACAATATCATCCCGAATATAAAAGTACAGTAGCTAACCCACATCCTTTATTTGTAGCTTATGTACAGGCGGCTGTAAAATACAGTCAGTCAAAAAGTACAGACAATGTGTCACATAACTAA
- the yidC gene encoding membrane protein insertase YidC, with translation MEEKKFDKQSMIGFLLIGAILLFMLWQNQPSPEELAAEKAKQEQIDAEKKAVTPAATQNTDVAQGAPQNDSLSMERYKATLGNFAYSASLPSATDNVTEFENEVLALKISNKGGFITEARLKQFKSYDSLPVYLIKDGNSRFNLNFATTDNRTLNSENMYFEPSLSKEGENQVLSMKLKVAANEYLEYRYTLKPDDYMMGFGIKTVGLQSVINTSQPINLDWELKGYRHAKSISYENRYTRLTYEYEEGDHDKLSQSGEDDAIETDVDWLNFRQHFFSSILLTDQPFEQVTFKSQNLVEDEEVDTIYTKKYAAEMLLTPVNGELNYAMDFYYGPTDYEILNNYDRDIDEAMPLGWGIFGVINKYLIIPFFNFLIAYFPAGIAIILLTISIKLLLSPVQYKQYLSQAKMKVLRPEINEINEKYADNAMKKQQETMKIYSKAGASPLSGCIPGLLQIPVFYALFTFFPSAFALRHESFLWADDLSSYDKIADLPFSIPFYGDHVSLFPILASIAIFIYMTMTTGQSMQQAQQPGMPNMKFLMYLSPLMMLFFFNNYASGLSLYYFISNLITIGIMLVIKNFILDENKIHAKIATAKAKPKKQNRFTKKFSEMMEQAEAQQKKK, from the coding sequence ATGGAAGAAAAGAAATTTGACAAACAGTCAATGATAGGGTTCCTTTTAATAGGAGCTATTTTACTATTTATGCTTTGGCAAAACCAGCCTTCACCAGAAGAGCTGGCAGCAGAAAAAGCCAAACAAGAACAAATTGATGCAGAGAAAAAAGCCGTAACTCCTGCTGCTACTCAAAATACAGATGTAGCACAAGGAGCTCCTCAAAATGATTCTTTATCTATGGAGCGTTATAAGGCAACGCTGGGGAACTTTGCATACTCTGCAAGTCTGCCTTCTGCTACAGATAATGTTACCGAATTTGAGAATGAGGTTTTAGCACTCAAAATAAGTAATAAAGGAGGTTTTATAACTGAAGCACGACTAAAGCAATTTAAAAGCTACGATTCGCTACCTGTTTATTTAATTAAAGACGGGAACAGTAGGTTTAATTTAAACTTCGCTACTACAGATAACAGAACTTTAAATAGCGAGAATATGTATTTTGAGCCTTCGCTAAGTAAGGAAGGAGAAAATCAGGTTCTTTCTATGAAACTGAAAGTTGCTGCAAATGAATATTTAGAATACCGCTACACGTTGAAACCAGATGATTATATGATGGGTTTCGGTATAAAAACGGTAGGTCTTCAAAGTGTGATAAATACTTCGCAGCCAATAAATCTAGACTGGGAACTTAAAGGATATCGTCATGCTAAAAGTATTAGTTATGAGAATCGTTACACACGTTTAACGTACGAATATGAAGAAGGTGATCACGATAAACTAAGTCAGTCAGGAGAAGATGACGCTATAGAGACAGATGTAGACTGGTTAAACTTTAGACAACATTTCTTTAGTTCTATCTTATTAACAGACCAGCCGTTTGAGCAGGTTACCTTTAAATCTCAAAATCTTGTTGAAGACGAGGAAGTAGATACTATTTACACAAAGAAATATGCGGCAGAAATGCTATTAACTCCTGTAAATGGGGAGCTTAATTATGCAATGGATTTTTATTACGGTCCTACAGATTATGAGATTTTAAATAATTACGACCGCGATATAGATGAGGCAATGCCATTGGGTTGGGGTATTTTTGGTGTAATCAACAAGTACTTAATTATTCCATTTTTTAATTTCTTAATCGCTTACTTCCCCGCAGGAATCGCCATTATATTATTAACGATTTCTATTAAATTATTGTTGTCTCCTGTACAGTACAAGCAATACCTCTCACAGGCTAAGATGAAAGTTTTACGCCCTGAGATCAATGAGATCAATGAGAAGTATGCTGATAATGCTATGAAAAAGCAACAGGAAACGATGAAAATTTATAGCAAGGCAGGTGCCAGCCCATTAAGTGGTTGTATTCCTGGATTGTTGCAAATTCCTGTATTCTATGCGTTGTTTACGTTTTTCCCTTCAGCATTTGCATTAAGACACGAAAGCTTTTTATGGGCAGATGATTTATCAAGCTATGATAAAATTGCAGATCTTCCGTTTTCAATTCCGTTTTACGGAGATCACGTGAGTTTATTCCCCATATTAGCTTCTATTGCTATCTTTATATATATGACGATGACTACGGGTCAAAGTATGCAGCAAGCGCAGCAACCGGGAATGCCTAATATGAAATTCCTGATGTACTTGTCGCCATTAATGATGTTGTTTTTCTTCAACAACTACGCTAGTGGATTGAGTTTATACTACTTTATTTCAAACTTAATTACCATAGGAATTATGCTGGTAATCAAAAATTTCATCTTAGATGAAAACAAGATTCACGCAAAAATTGCTACAGCAAAGGCAAAGCCGAAAAAACAAAATCGTTTCACTAAGAAATTTTCTGAAATGATGGAGCAGGCTGAAGCACAACAGAAAAAGAAATAA